The window CCTTCAATAGTGTTGCCTTTTCTATTAAAGTCTTGCAtaggggttggaaagatggttgtggttaagagtgcttcctgctcttccagaggacccaagttctgttcccaacacccacattgggtggctcacaactgcctgtaactctggttccagttGGATCCTACATCacgtctggcctccaagggcacctgctCTACATATAAACACCTCCGCACACAGCATGCACATTTGTCTGTTTGAGAGTGTTTATTCAGATAGCAGTGGCTGTCCtggtgtgtagaccaggctagccttgaactcagagatctgcctgcgtcTGCCtgctgagtactaggattaaaggtgtgcaacactACTGCCCAACAtataagtcatttttaaaaacatataatatAGGACAAATATCACCGAGATCAGTATATGATGTAAAGTAGCTGAAGCTAGAAAGGCCAGATTGTGAATGAGGTTTTTAATTCCTGTTTACTACCAGTCAGGAAAACGTTACGCTCAGTGCGCAGTACATGACACATTCCAAATACATGCTTTTAAAATTCAGATTATAGTGTAGAGTTCAAGGTGTGAGGTTGAAGTGAGAGCTAGGACCCCTGAAATGGAGAATGTATAAAGTCAGGATAAGGGCTGGTTATATATAGTTCAGCAGTAGAACACTTGCCTCGTATGTGAAAGAACTCCAGTTTAATccctagaaatttaaaaaaaaaaagaatgggattaGGCTTTGTCCCTATTGCAGTTCTTAAGAAGGAATAGGAAAGAACTTCATAGAGGATGAATGTGTGAGCAAATTAATGGGAGAAAGGGTGATCTGTCTCAAACAGGTAAAAGGCTCCTGCTGGGAACCCAAAGTGGCAAGACAGTGATTCAAgacattctctgacctccacgccCATACTGTGGCACATGTACCCAGTGCATATCGTACAcactgatgatggtggtggtggtggtgataatgatggtggtggtgatcatggtggtggtggtggtggtggtgataatggtggtggtggtggtgataatggtggtggtgatcatgatgatggtggtggtggtgatggtggtggtggtgatggtggtggtggtggtgataatggtggtggtgatcatgatgatggtggtggtggtgataatggtggtggtggtggtggtgatggtgatgatgttttTAAATGGGAGCGAATAGATCTCTAGCTTTAAAATGAATCTTAGCAGATGCTGTATGTTGGAAGGCACGATGGTAATAAAACACATTACCACTTTTGAGCTTGGTAGGGTGGTCTCTGCCTAGaatttcagtacttgggaggctaacATGGGTAGAATGAGTTTGTAGCCAACCTAGGCTGCATGTGGAGATCTTgtctggaagaaaagaaaaaaacttaccTTTGCCCTTAAGGAATGCAAACTTCTCCGCCCCCTCTTTGAACAGTTCTCAACTTGCATCCCTAATACAATCCTGAAAATGATTAAGCTGTTAATAGTCATTAATGCTAtaccaagagaagaaaacataaaaatccctcCTCAAACAGGACATGGAATGccctggagactgaggcaggaagattacaagttcaaggcaagGGCAGTGTAGACCCCCATAGAGTGTCTGAAACAAACATCTCCTGAGTTATTGGCACTGGACTTTTTAGCCACACCCACCACTCTGTCTTTCTCTACCTCTGAGCTGGGTCTAGATTGGAGGAGTAGGGATAGGAGTTAcaattttgtttgagacagagtctcactatgtttCCATAGCAAATGACGCTGACTCCCTGTCCCTGTTAGGGGGCAGGAGTGCtatatttgagacagagtttctgcatagttcactatgtagactagactggctttgaattcacagagatccacctgcttctgtctcccaagcactgggattaaaggtgtccactACCATGCCCAGAGATTCGATTTTTTTTGTTCGTTCGTTctcgaaacagggtttctttgtgtaatagtcctagaactcactctgtagctcaggctagctttgaactcagagatccccttgcATCTGCTTCCCGAGTGCCACGATTAAAGCTATACCTCCCAGCTCCAAAAGTACAATTTTGAAGTTAGACTTTTACATATTTTTGATTGTCCATCTGAGCCAGTGTTTTGCTATAGGAAAATACTTCACCTACTGTATGATCCGTACTCTGCCTATGCAGGGACTTTTGCAGGTGAAGAGTCAGCCCACAGTCCCAAACCTCATCCCATGGTTGCACAAGGGGTCTGTCTACTTTGTATTCCAGACCATTGAAAGTGGGCTGACAGCTATACACATTCACCTTGGCCACCTGCTGCCTGCGGGTCAGGGCTCCTGAGGCATCTCTCACTTCCCCAGCTCTCCAAGGAAGCCTGTGGGGTTGAGAGAAGGTAAGGCGAGGAGTAGTGATCCTAAGAGGTGCCCATAACTGGGTAAAGGCCTCCCACCTGCCAGCATTTTGCCTGGCTTACAGATAACTGCCCGCTGGTGTATCTCTGCCCAGCCAAGGGCTGCATAGAGAGTACAGCAGAACCTTGGTTAGCTATTGTGGCTCACAGGCCATCAGTCGTAAGTACTGTCTGCACGTCAAGCCTGAAGAGTTACTCTGAGCATGAGGAACAGGGAGGACTAGAAACATGAGCACAGTGTATGCTGATCTCACGCAGCTTCGATCGCGCTCATGCATATGCAGCTTTCTCTTAGTCTTGAGATATTCCACTTCAAAACACATTAGCTTAAAGACTCACATGCTCTTAGCGTATCTATTCCCTCTGCTATTTTTTAGGTTGATTTCAAGTTACTTAAACttatttctgtttattgtaaagtCTTGGAATAGAGAGCTTGAATATGtagtttgtgtttttaaaaattcagtgcCAAAACAAACAAGACCCAGTTATAGATTCAAAAAGACTGGAAATTGTTGATGCTTGGGTAACTGTCTTCTAACTGTTGTGCAGAGGAAATACACCTGAAACCAGAGGAACAGCCTATGTGGTCTATGAAGACATCTTTGATGCTAAGAATGCCTGTGACCACCTATCAGGATTCAACGTTTGTAACAGATACCTTGTGGTTTTATATTACAATGCTAACCGGGTGAGTGTGGTCCACTCAACAGAGAGGCTGGTGCTGGGTGTGGGGGCTTCCTCTAGGCTAGGTAGAGCTCAGTACCTGTTAACTCTGGTGCTTGTCACACTGCAGGCATTCCAGAAGATGGAcaccaagaagaaggaggagcagCTGAAGCTTCTCAAGGAAAAGTATGGCATCAACACAGATCCCCCCAAATGAGTAACAGCCATGTGTGGTCTTGGTTACccttctcttttttattaataCTGAATGAATATTGCAATTTCTTATTTGAGACCTAGAATGACTTATTTGAAAGTTTTCTAGCATTAGAATATATAATGTTAATAAACTTGTAGCTTTTGTaaattgtgtcagtgttttctgttaaATGTCTCACTCCTGTTTAATACTAGTAAAAGGTGGAAAAAAATCAGGAGAACCACATGCAGAATTATAGATGAGTCTAGGGACTGAGGTCcttatgatggtttgtatatgcttggcccggggagtggcactattagaagatgtggccttgttggagtaggtgtgtcactgtgggcgtgggcttaagaccctcatcctagctgcctagaaatcagtcttccattagcagctttcagatgaagatgtagaactctcagctctgcctgcaccatgcctgcttggatgctgccctgctcccaccttgatgctaatggactgaacctctgaacctgtaagccagccctagttaaatgttgtccttataagacttgctttggtcatggtgtctcttcacagcagtaaaaccctaactgagtcCTTGAGAAcactgacttttttcttttaatatttgtttgtatgcatgtgcacatgtgtcaaAGTCAGAATGCCTTGTAGGAGCTCTTCTTTGATCAGATGGGTCTTGGAGCttgagctcaggttgtcagacttgatagcaaatgcctttaccaaACTCTGAGCCTGAGGAACTTGCAGActtgtttttgtttcgttttttgagacagggtctctccgtgCAGACTAGGCTGTCCTCCAGTGAACAGAAATCTCTTTGTGCCTCTGCCtacaagtgctaggactaaaggagTGT is drawn from Rattus norvegicus strain BN/NHsdMcwi chromosome 6, GRCr8, whole genome shotgun sequence and contains these coding sequences:
- the Sf3b6 gene encoding splicing factor 3B subunit 6 — encoded protein: MAMQAAKRANIRLPPEVNRILYIRNLPYKITAEEMYDIFGKYGPIRQIRVGNTPETRGTAYVVYEDIFDAKNACDHLSGFNVCNRYLVVLYYNANRAFQKMDTKKKEEQLKLLKEKYGINTDPPK